The genomic DNA TAAGTCAGGTTTGTTTATTAAAATTTCCACAATTTCCACAGTAACTACTACTACTAAATTTTTTAATTTATTATTTATTTTTATATTAGAAAACAAGAAAAAAATTAATTTATTGAATTTAATTTACGAAAAAAGTATATTGTGAGTGTAAAAAAGTTCCAAATTCCTATGGAGATTATTTGTAATCAAAATGAGTTAAATAATGCTATACAACTTGTAAGCAAAGCAGTTGCTTCACGACCAACTCATCCAATTCTTGCAAATATTCTTCTAACAGCTGACCAGGGAACAAATAAAATTAGCTTGACAGGTTTTGACCTTAACTTAGGAATTCAAACTTCTTTTGATGGAACTGTTAAAAATAGTGGTGCTATTACTGTACCTTCAAAACTGTTATCTGAAATAGTCAATAAATTACCTAATGAAAGTCCTGTGTCTTTAGAAGTAGATGAAAATTCTGATAATATTTTAATAAAAAGTGATAGAGGTTCTTTTAATCTTAAAGGCATACCCTCTGATGATTATCCTAATTTGCCATTTGTTGAAAGTGGGACTTCTTTAAATATTGAACCTGTTTCTTTTTTAAAAGCTTTAAAATCTACCATTTTTGCTAGTAGTAATGATGACTCAAAGCAATTACTTACAGGTGTCAATTTTACTTTTAAACAAAACTATTTAGAGTCTGCTTCTACAGATGGTCACAGATTGGCTGTTGCTTTAATGGGTAACGAAGAACATAGCGAGAATAAAGATAACTTACCTTTAAATCAAGGTGATTTATCAGTAACTATTCCAAGTAGATCATTAAGAGAAAT from Prochlorococcus marinus CUG1416 includes the following:
- the dnaN gene encoding DNA polymerase III subunit beta, with protein sequence MEIICNQNELNNAIQLVSKAVASRPTHPILANILLTADQGTNKISLTGFDLNLGIQTSFDGTVKNSGAITVPSKLLSEIVNKLPNESPVSLEVDENSDNILIKSDRGSFNLKGIPSDDYPNLPFVESGTSLNIEPVSFLKALKSTIFASSNDDSKQLLTGVNFTFKQNYLESASTDGHRLAVALMGNEEHSENKDNLPLNQGDLSVTIPSRSLREIEKLVSLRSSEKSIKLFYDKGQVVFISSNQIITTRTLEGTYPNYSQLIPDTFSKIFNFNTKKLIDALERIAVLADQQSSVVKIKLDNKDLASISADAQDIGNANESIPVSYSGEDFDIAFNVRYLLEGLKVIASENVLLKCNLSTTPAVFVPEDNLNSFTYLVMPVQVRS